One part of the Nitrosopumilus sp. genome encodes these proteins:
- a CDS encoding RNA-binding domain-containing protein has protein sequence MIDKIEVTVDVIVHATEDISKIFQAFELLNLKKEDFTIQETTGYFENPIIMLNAKIVKKEAENFIRKLLGLLSHQQINELIEEIEERTVDSRFHMRLDKQELIKGNVVIREKDTVKIKIHTPIYNKKETVKTFTEIFQIAT, from the coding sequence ATGATTGACAAAATTGAAGTAACAGTTGACGTAATTGTACATGCAACAGAGGATATTTCAAAAATATTCCAAGCGTTTGAATTACTAAATCTAAAAAAAGAAGATTTCACAATTCAGGAAACCACAGGATACTTTGAGAATCCAATCATCATGTTAAATGCAAAAATTGTAAAAAAAGAGGCTGAGAATTTTATAAGGAAACTTTTAGGACTGCTCTCTCATCAGCAAATCAACGAGTTAATTGAAGAGATTGAAGAAAGAACAGTAGATTCTAGATTTCACATGAGATTAGACAAACAAGAACTAATCAAAGGAAATGTCGTAATTAGAGAAAAAGACACAGTAAAAATAAAAATTCACACACCGATTTACAACAAAAAAGAGACTGTCAAAACATTTACAGAAATTTTTCAAATTGCCACCTAG
- a CDS encoding 30S ribosomal protein S3ae — translation MARRKGRVKDKWREKRWITVNAPDSFNNVPIAYVPITDDENASGRVLEVTLYDILKGDPSQHQYKIYFQIDKVDGDKATTIFKRFEYSKEFLRSLVRRGSSKINFIIDIKTKDGYIFRIKVIALTHRQLNTSRKHALRLIARDVINKTVPEMTIEQFVQATCYSKINSDIMAAFKKVIRVRHVGLEKVKLIRTADKETVLLEA, via the coding sequence TTGGCACGTAGAAAAGGTCGAGTAAAAGACAAGTGGAGAGAAAAACGGTGGATCACTGTTAATGCTCCAGATTCATTTAACAACGTACCAATTGCTTATGTCCCAATTACTGATGATGAAAATGCATCAGGTAGAGTTTTAGAAGTTACACTCTATGATATTTTGAAAGGAGATCCATCACAACACCAATACAAAATTTATTTTCAAATTGACAAGGTTGATGGTGACAAGGCAACAACAATTTTCAAGAGATTTGAATATTCAAAAGAATTTTTACGAAGTTTAGTTAGACGTGGTTCATCAAAAATTAATTTCATCATAGATATTAAAACAAAAGACGGTTATATCTTCAGAATCAAAGTTATTGCCCTAACCCATAGACAATTAAACACATCTAGAAAACACGCTCTTAGATTGATTGCAAGAGATGTAATTAACAAGACAGTTCCAGAAATGACAATCGAGCAGTTTGTCCAAGCAACTTGTTATAGCAAGATCAATTCGGATATCATGGCAGCATTTAAGAAAGTTATCAGAGTAAGACATGTAGGTCTTGAGAAAGTAAAACTCATCAGAACGGCAGATAAAGAAACAGTGTTACTTGAAGCATAA
- the serS gene encoding serine--tRNA ligase — protein sequence MLDPKLIKENPQIIQDMLKARSVEFDLNGLIKSDQKRREFILKTDELRKKKNQVALEISLKKKKGEDASGILKEMKNVSAKLSELESEQESIEKYYSKLALTIPNLVDKSVPVGIDESSNIEIRKWGKIPNFNFKINDHIDISENLDLVDLERAAKVAGARFYYLKNDLVRLNQSLIHYGLNFLAKKEYSLVQPPYMINRESMEGAVIADDFEEVIYKVEDEDLYMIGTSEHAMAAMHSKEIIEGKDLPLRYAGISPCFRKEAGAHGRDQKGIFRVHQFDKIEQFVFSRPEDSWNEHEKMISVAEEFYQSLEIPYRVMLLSTGDMGKVSAKTYDIEAWMAGQNAYREIVSCSNCLDYQARRLKIRFRDKTNEDTQYLHTLNSTLIATTRILVAIMENFQTKDGHIKIPYVLQSYMGNQKEI from the coding sequence ATGTTAGATCCAAAATTAATCAAAGAAAATCCTCAAATTATTCAAGATATGCTCAAAGCAAGATCAGTAGAATTTGATTTGAACGGATTGATAAAATCTGATCAAAAAAGGCGGGAATTTATTCTTAAAACAGATGAATTGAGAAAAAAGAAAAATCAAGTAGCATTGGAGATTTCACTAAAAAAGAAGAAAGGAGAAGATGCATCAGGAATTTTAAAAGAAATGAAAAATGTTTCAGCTAAACTTTCTGAATTAGAATCAGAACAAGAAAGTATTGAAAAATACTATTCAAAATTAGCACTAACTATTCCAAATCTTGTCGATAAATCAGTTCCCGTAGGCATAGATGAAAGTTCCAATATAGAAATTAGAAAATGGGGAAAGATACCAAATTTTAATTTTAAAATAAATGATCATATAGATATTTCTGAAAATTTAGATTTGGTTGATCTTGAAAGGGCAGCTAAAGTAGCAGGAGCTAGATTCTATTATCTAAAAAATGATCTTGTAAGACTCAATCAGTCATTAATTCACTATGGACTAAATTTTCTTGCAAAAAAAGAATATTCGCTTGTTCAACCACCATATATGATTAATCGGGAATCAATGGAGGGAGCAGTAATTGCAGATGATTTTGAAGAAGTAATTTACAAAGTTGAAGATGAGGATCTTTACATGATTGGAACATCAGAACATGCAATGGCGGCAATGCATTCAAAAGAAATCATAGAAGGAAAAGATTTACCTTTAAGATATGCAGGAATCAGCCCATGTTTTAGAAAAGAAGCTGGAGCGCATGGCAGAGATCAGAAGGGAATTTTCAGAGTACATCAATTTGATAAAATTGAACAATTTGTCTTTTCAAGACCTGAAGACTCTTGGAATGAACATGAAAAAATGATATCAGTTGCTGAAGAATTTTATCAAAGCTTGGAAATCCCATACAGAGTAATGCTGCTGTCAACTGGAGACATGGGAAAAGTTTCAGCAAAAACATACGATATTGAAGCGTGGATGGCAGGACAAAATGCCTATAGAGAGATCGTATCTTGCTCAAACTGTTTGGATTATCAAGCAAGAAGATTGAAAATAAGATTTAGAGATAAAACAAATGAAGACACGCAATACTTGCACACGCTAAATAGCACTCTAATTGCCACAACTAGAATTTTGGTAGCAATTATGGAGAATTTCCAAACAAAAGATGGACACATCAAAATTCCTTATGTTTTGCAGAGTTACATGGGAAATCAGAAAGAGATCTAG
- a CDS encoding KEOPS complex subunit Pcc1: protein MSLTCQVKVVLNNISKEKAETIKKALEPDNVNFPEGLSLYVENIDNKLVFNFESKKNMKQLIGTIDEVVEHIQVSLKVIE from the coding sequence ATGTCGTTAACATGCCAAGTAAAAGTAGTACTCAATAACATATCTAAAGAAAAGGCTGAAACTATCAAAAAAGCACTAGAACCAGATAATGTAAATTTTCCAGAAGGATTGAGTCTTTATGTTGAAAATATTGATAACAAACTAGTTTTTAATTTTGAAAGTAAGAAGAATATGAAACAACTTATTGGGACAATTGATGAAGTAGTTGAGCATATACAAGTATCATTAAAGGTGATAGAATAA